A region of Marasmius oreades isolate 03SP1 chromosome 9, whole genome shotgun sequence DNA encodes the following proteins:
- a CDS encoding uncharacterized protein (BUSCO:EOG09263QH4) encodes MAEERKKPIAIITIGMAGAGKSTFVQRINSYLHSQDPPKTPYILNLDPAVTHVPFEANIDIRDTVNYSEVMKQYNLGPNGGILTSLNLFTTKFDQVLELVDKRVDTVDYVILDTPGQIEIFTWSASGAIITDAVASSLSTVVAYIIDTPRTSAPATFMSNMLYACSILYKTKLPFILVFNKTDVQSHQFALDWMHDFEEFQAALAEHGGTRDAEGEPTYMNSLMHSMSLVLDEFYKHLTAVGVSSMSGDGIKEFFDAVEASRETYETDYLPELARARATREKKLQDAKDESMNKLLRDLTMDRAKNPGGALSDRWDPNAEEDDDDDNDDEDIIDRTEEAWPGQYIDVTRAQRHPEERINWPRPG; translated from the exons ATGGCTGAAGAGCGGAAGAAGCCCATTGCGATCATTACTATTGGAATGGCTGGAGCAGGGAAGTCCACCTTTGTTCAACGAATAAACTCGTATCTTCACTCCCAAGATCCTCCCAAAACTCCTTACATCTTGAATCTCGATCCCGCCGTCACACACGTCCCGTTCGAAGCAAACATAGATATCAGAGACACTGTGAACTATTCCGAGGTCATGAAGCA GTACAATCTAGGACCCAACGGAGGAATTCTGACTTCGCTCAATCTCTTCACGACCAAGTTTGACCAGGTGCTAGAGCTGGTCGATAAGCGAGTGGACACGGTCGA TTATGTGATTTTAGACACTCCTGGGCAGATAGAAATTTTCACTTGGTCGGCATCGGGAGCGATAATCACAGATGCAGTAGCGTCTTCATTGTCAACCGTCGTCGCCTACATCATTGACACACCGCGAACGAGTGCTCCGGCGACATTCATGTCGAACATGTTGTATGCTTGTAG TATTCTATACAAAACGAAATTACCCTTCATTCTAGTCTTCAACAAAACTGACGTCCAGTCCCACCAGTTCGCGCTGGACTGGATGCACGACTTTGAGGAATTTCAAGCTGCACTAGCAGAGCATGGCGGCACGAGAGACGCTGAAGGCGAACCGACCTATATGAACAGTCTCATGCATAGTATGAGTTTGGTTCTGGATGAATTTTACAAGCATCTCACG GCTGTAGGTGTCTCTAGTATGTCTGGGGATGGGATAAAAGAATTTTTTGATGCTGTGGAAGCCTCGAGAGAAACCTATGAAAC AGACTACCTTCCTGAACTCGCTCGTGCACGGGCTACGCGTGAAAAGAAACTCCAAGACGCCAAAGACGAATCCATGAACAAATTGCTGAGGGACCTTACTATGGACAGAGCGAAAAATCCAGGTGGTGCTCTCAGTGATCGTTGGGATCCCAATGCcgaagaggatgacgatgacgacaacgacgacgaggataTCATTGATCGAA CTGAGGAAGCTTGGCCCGGTCAATATATCGATGTTACTCGAGCGCAACGGCATCCAGAAGAAAGAATAAATTGGCCCAGACCAGGATAG
- a CDS encoding uncharacterized protein (BUSCO:EOG0926423H), with the protein MSGDNNNNGGRSLGGGSGESLPPSWGQSNPARVGRIGDWTNSGNSSRSTNDPRMRTLRDITSGNAPPRPPPVSGNDQDDSDDENPEGGENWFAGGERSGISVQNPGRQGDSGVPGGNVVRDLLRRAAERGPPPEQRPRTTAFSGGGHTLGSDDVQSSFVPDPNSLENDVEPTIRHLIFWRDGFTVEDGELMRYDDPNNEAVLAEIHSGRAPPSILNVQPGEPVELRVQKRTNEDYAPPQKGAFHGAGNRLGAPVPFGSTSGGSSSVSMPGSFPAGSSSASSGPNTTRTSISTVFEVDQTKPTTSVQIRLADGTRMVCRMNLTHTVLDLRNFINASRPENLTRPYSIATTFPSRVLDDNNATIENAGLKNSVVIQKWDDI; encoded by the exons ATGTCTGGCGACAACAATAACAATGGTGGAAGGTCTCTAGGTGGTGGATCAGGTGAATCATTGCCACCTTCATGGGGTCAATCGAACCCAGCTCGAGTTGGTCGTATCGGGGACTGGACTAACTCGGG TAACTCGTCTCGTTCGACTAACGATCCAAGAATGCGAACTCTCAGAGACATAACATCGGGTAATGCCCCCCCCAGGCCACCACCGGTTAGTGGCAACGATCAAGATGATTCCGATGATGAAAACCCTGAAGGGGGAGAGAATTGGTTTGCTGGAGGCGAGAGAAG TGGGATCTCCGTGCAAAACCCAGGACGTCAAGGAGATTCTGGCGTTCCGGGAGGCAATGTCGTACGGGATCTTCTGAGAAGGGCAGCGGA GCGTGGTCCACCTCCCGAACAACGCCCACGGACTACCGCTTTTTCCGGTGGCGGACATACTTTGGGTAGTGATGATGTACAAAGCTCTTTCGTTCCTGATCCTAACTCTTTGGAGAATGACG TCGAGCCCACAATTCGTCACCTCATATTCTGGCGGGATGGGTTCACTGTTGAAGACGGTGAGCTCATGAGATACGACGATCCGAACAACGAAGCTGTTCTGGCAGAGATCCATTCAGG TCGCGCGCCGCCATCGATTTTGAACGTGCAACCTGGGGAGCCGGTAGAACTCAGAGTTCAAAAACGTACAAATGAGGACTATGCACCACCGCAAAAGGGTGCTTTCCATGGTGCTGGGAATCGCCTTGGGGCACCCGTCCCCTTTGGCAGTACATCTGGTGGTAGCAGTAGTGTTTCGATGCCAGGTTCCTTCCCTGCGGGTTCTTCCTCCGCATCTTCTGGACCTAACACCACAAGAACGTCCATATCTACCGTTTTTGAAGTCGATCAAACGAAGCCTACGACTAGTGTTCAAATTCGACTAGCCGACGGAACACG CATGGTTTGCCGAATGAACCTTACACATACTGTTCTTGATCTCAGAAACTTTATCAATGC CTCGAGGCCAGAAAATCTGACAAGACCCTATTCAATTGCCACCACATTCCCAAGTCGTGTTTTAGATGACAACAATGCGACGATAGAAAATGCGGGGTTGAAAAACAGTGTGGTCATTCAGAAGTGGGATGACATATAA